TTTTGTCTTTTGCCAAATACATTGAAGTATCTAAGACCGTAGGTATCTAAATTATATAATTTTTTATATACCTTTCCATATTCTTCATTTGTTCTCTTTGTTATCGCATAAGGGGAAAGTAAATTACCTTCTTTTCCTTCAACTTTAGGTAAATTTGGATCATCACCATAAACAGATGAGCTAGAAGCATAAACAAATTTCTTTACTTTATTTTGCCTAGCTGCTTCAAGCATATTTAATGTACCCTTTATATTAATTTCTTCATATAATAATGGCATCTCAATGCTTCTTGGTACACTACCCCAAGCAGCTTGATGTAAAACAAAATCAACTCCGGAACAAGCCTTTAAACAAGTATCAAAGTCCCTAATATCTCCAAGAATAAATTCGTATTTCGGATTGTGTATGAACAAATCAACATTTTCTTGGAAACCAGTTGATAAATTATCTAGACACCTTACCTGATATCCCATTTCAAGAATAGATTCGACTAAATTTGAACCAATGAATCCTGCTCCACCAGTAACTAGAAATATGGAATTTTCGGGGAATTTCAACTCAGTATAACTCATAAAAATTCACCTCTCATAATCTAAAATAGTTGTATCCCAACTCTTCATATTCTGTTCTATCTAGAACACTTTTTATGTCAATCAAAACTCTATTACTATATGGAACATTTTTGTAAAGCGCATTTATATCTGTTCGGTTCATATTTTTAAATTCATCATGGCTTACAGCAACTATAATGGCATCCATATCTTTTATTGAGTTTACATCAGTTAATCTTATTTTATACTCATGAAAAGCTTCATCTGAATTTGCTTGAGGATCTACAACAATAGGAACAATACCATATTCCTTTAGTTCATGATATATATCTATAACTCT
Above is a genomic segment from bacterium containing:
- a CDS encoding SDR family oxidoreductase, with the protein product MSYTELKFPENSIFLVTGGAGFIGSNLVESILEMGYQVRCLDNLSTGFQENVDLFIHNPKYEFILGDIRDFDTCLKACSGVDFVLHQAAWGSVPRSIEMPLLYEEINIKGTLNMLEAARQNKVKKFVYASSSSVYGDDPNLPKVEGKEGNLLSPYAITKRTNEEYGKVYKKLYNLDTYGLRYFNVFGKRQNPDGSYAAVIPKFIKQLLKNERPTINGDGNQSRDFTYIKNVVEANLKACYSSSEFSGEVFNIAYGGREYLIDLYKHICKELNVDIEPIFTIERKGDIKHSNADISKAKGMLNYKPEYDFKLGIKEAISFYCDSLSKD